Proteins found in one Lycium ferocissimum isolate CSIRO_LF1 chromosome 6, AGI_CSIRO_Lferr_CH_V1, whole genome shotgun sequence genomic segment:
- the LOC132060653 gene encoding protein IDA-LIKE 2-like, giving the protein MISFFRRKVPLILLFWMAIILIYIFGHCHGSRSSSQVFNQINNPKNSYHHGHFWNLLPKRIPIPASGPSRKHNDIGLKSTWRLP; this is encoded by the coding sequence ATGATCAGTTTCTTCAGAAGGAAAGTACCTCTTATTCTACTCTTCTGGATGGCTATTATATTAATCTATATTTTTGGTCATTGCCATGGTTCAAGAAGCAGCTCACAAGTattcaatcaaataaataacccaaaaaacTCTTACCATCATGGTCATTTTTGGAACTTATTGCCTAAAAGAATCCCAATTCCAGCTTCAGGTCCATCAAGAAAACACAATGATATTGGTTTAAAGAGTACTTGGAGATTACCCTGA